A stretch of Cytophagales bacterium DNA encodes these proteins:
- the rpsC gene encoding 30S ribosomal protein S3 yields MGQKVNPVGFRLGIVKGWDSNWFGGKNFSDKIVEDHKIREYIKARIPKGGISKVVIERTLKRITLTIHTARPGVVIGKGGAEVDKIKEELKKITGKDLQINIFEIKRPELDAVLVGESIAQQLRARISYRRAMKQAIASSMRVGAQGIKIKCSGRLGGAEMARTEQYKEGRIPLHTLRADIDYAVSEAQTVYGKIGIKVWIFKGEVFGKRDLSPNVGMGNNSNSGGPGASRRRRGDGPKRKR; encoded by the coding sequence ATGGGACAAAAGGTAAACCCTGTAGGATTTAGATTAGGTATCGTCAAAGGATGGGACTCTAACTGGTTCGGCGGAAAGAACTTTTCCGACAAAATCGTTGAAGACCATAAGATACGTGAGTACATCAAGGCAAGGATCCCTAAAGGTGGGATTTCAAAAGTTGTCATTGAGCGTACATTGAAAAGAATCACCCTTACTATTCATACTGCCCGACCAGGAGTAGTGATCGGTAAAGGGGGAGCAGAAGTAGATAAGATCAAAGAAGAGTTGAAGAAGATTACAGGAAAAGACCTGCAAATCAACATCTTCGAGATCAAACGACCTGAGTTGGACGCGGTATTGGTAGGTGAGTCTATCGCCCAGCAATTGCGTGCGAGAATCTCTTATCGTAGAGCGATGAAGCAAGCGATTGCTTCCTCTATGAGAGTAGGTGCTCAAGGTATCAAGATCAAATGTTCCGGACGTCTCGGTGGAGCTGAGATGGCAAGAACTGAGCAGTACAAAGAAGGCAGAATTCCATTGCATACTTTGAGAGCTGATATCGACTATGCAGTATCTGAAGCACAGACTGTATACGGAAAGATCGGTATCAAAGTGTGGATCTTTAAAGGAGAGGTATTCGGTAAGAGAGATCTTTCTCCTAATGTTGGAATGGGTAATAACAGCAACTCTGGCGGGCCAGGAGCTTCTCGTAGAAGAAGAGGTGACGGACCTAAAAGGAAGCGATAA
- the rplV gene encoding 50S ribosomal protein L22, protein MEATEQTKIKKSVRIRLEKEAQKEWKQANAGKLGDVKASLRNVPTAPRKMRLVADMIRGERVNVALNILKFDHKHASNTLEKLLLTAIADWQQQNEEVKIEEADLYVKEVFVDSARILKRLRTAPQGRAHRIRKRSNHITIVVADRNADNSTISNENENE, encoded by the coding sequence ATGGAAGCTACTGAACAGACCAAAATCAAGAAGTCTGTAAGAATCAGACTTGAGAAAGAAGCTCAGAAGGAGTGGAAACAAGCTAACGCAGGTAAACTTGGTGATGTGAAAGCATCATTGAGAAACGTGCCTACAGCTCCACGAAAAATGAGACTGGTAGCTGACATGATCCGTGGCGAGCGAGTGAATGTGGCATTGAACATTTTGAAGTTCGATCATAAGCATGCATCTAATACCTTAGAAAAGTTGCTTCTAACTGCGATTGCAGACTGGCAACAGCAGAACGAAGAGGTCAAAATCGAAGAGGCTGACCTTTACGTGAAAGAAGTATTTGTGGACAGTGCACGAATTTTGAAAAGGCTTAGAACTGCTCCTCAGGGACGAGCTCATCGTATCCGTAAAAGATCAAACCACATCACAATAGTGGTTGCAGATCGAAACGCGGACAACAGTACAATTTCTAACGAAAACGAAAACGAGTAA
- the rpsS gene encoding 30S ribosomal protein S19, translating to MARSLKKGPYIDFRLEKKVDTINESGKKTVIKTWSRRSMISPDFVGHTFAVHNGNKFIPVFVTENMVGHKLGEFAPTRNFRGHIAKKDKGRR from the coding sequence ATGGCAAGATCGCTTAAAAAGGGACCCTACATAGATTTCAGACTGGAGAAGAAAGTTGATACAATCAATGAGTCTGGAAAGAAGACCGTGATCAAGACATGGTCCAGGAGATCTATGATCTCTCCTGATTTCGTAGGACATACGTTTGCTGTTCACAATGGCAATAAGTTCATCCCTGTTTTCGTGACAGAAAACATGGTGGGCCACAAACTAGGTGAATTTGCACCTACGCGGAACTTTAGAGGTCACATTGCCAAAAAAGATAAAGGTAGAAGATAA
- the rplB gene encoding 50S ribosomal protein L2: protein MAVKKLRPTTPGQRFRIAPVFDDVTSDKPEKSLIRSHKSKGGRNNQGRMTVRNVGGGHKKKLREIDFKRNKEGIPATVHSIEYDPGRTARIALLHYADGEKRYILAPNGLEVGTKLLSGPKAAPELGNALPLGNIPLGTIIHNIELKPGKGGAMARSAGSYAQIVAREGKYATLKLPSGEMRMVLITCYATIGTVSNTDHMNVRLGKAGRNRWLGKRPRVRGVAMNPVDHPMGGGEGRSSGGHPRSRNGRYAKGEKTRKPNKYSDKFIVSKRK from the coding sequence ATGGCGGTTAAGAAACTAAGACCAACCACGCCGGGTCAGCGATTTAGGATAGCTCCTGTCTTTGATGATGTAACATCGGACAAACCAGAAAAGTCGCTGATCAGATCGCATAAAAGCAAAGGGGGTAGGAATAATCAGGGGAGAATGACTGTTCGCAACGTAGGTGGCGGTCATAAGAAGAAACTGAGAGAGATTGACTTCAAAAGAAATAAAGAAGGCATCCCTGCAACAGTTCACTCCATTGAGTATGATCCGGGACGTACAGCTCGAATCGCCCTACTACATTATGCGGACGGTGAGAAAAGATACATCCTGGCTCCTAATGGCCTGGAAGTAGGAACAAAGTTGCTTTCGGGACCTAAAGCGGCTCCTGAATTAGGTAACGCGTTACCTCTTGGAAATATTCCTTTGGGTACGATCATCCACAACATTGAGTTGAAGCCTGGTAAAGGTGGAGCCATGGCACGAAGTGCAGGTTCTTATGCTCAGATAGTTGCGAGAGAAGGTAAGTATGCTACTTTGAAGTTACCTTCCGGAGAGATGAGAATGGTGTTGATCACTTGCTATGCTACCATTGGTACCGTAAGCAACACAGATCACATGAATGTTAGACTGGGTAAAGCTGGTCGAAACAGATGGCTTGGAAAGCGTCCTCGAGTAAGAGGTGTTGCAATGAACCCTGTCGATCACCCAATGGGTGGTGGTGAAGGACGTTCATCCGGAGGTCACCCAAGATCTCGAAACGGCAGATACGCGAAAGGTGAGAAAACCCGTAAGCCGAACAAGTACTCAGATAAATTCATTGTAAGCAAAAGGAAATAA
- the rplW gene encoding 50S ribosomal protein L23 produces the protein MGVLIRPLVTEKFSALNEHGKYGFVVAKSANKVEIKKEVEKTYGVTVEDVNTMIHPGKSKSRYTKSGVISGSSPMYKKAIVKVADGDIIDFYSEI, from the coding sequence ATGGGAGTTCTAATCAGACCACTCGTTACTGAGAAATTTTCTGCTTTGAATGAGCATGGCAAGTATGGATTCGTAGTTGCTAAAAGCGCGAACAAAGTAGAGATCAAGAAAGAGGTTGAGAAGACCTACGGAGTAACAGTAGAGGATGTCAATACCATGATTCATCCGGGAAAAAGTAAGTCCAGATATACCAAGTCAGGTGTTATCAGCGGAAGCTCGCCTATGTACAAGAAGGCTATCGTGAAAGTTGCTGACGGGGACATCATTGATTTTTATAGCGAAATATAA